Within Epilithonimonas zeae, the genomic segment CATTTTATATAGTTTCTTTTTTGGGATGTATCGGGCTGAATCTTCTTTCAGCCCAGGTAAATCCTGTAAAAAAACAGGAGACAACGGCATTCAGGAACCCAATTATCTGGGCAGATGCACCGGATTTGTCAATCACACGAAGCGGCAACGATTTTTACCTGATAAGCACCACTATGCACCTGATGCCGGGCGCTCCGGTAATGCATTCCAAAGATTTGGTCCATTGGGAAATGTCGAGCTATGTTTTTGATACACTAAATGATAATTCAAAATACGATTTGATTGACGGAAGCGTTTACGGACGTGGACAATGGGCTTCTTCCATCCGTTATCACAAAGGGAAATATTACGTTCTGTTTTCCCCGAATGATGAGCCTTTCAAATCCTATTTTTATGTCACCGACAATCCTGAAAAAGGCAATTGGAAACTCATCACGAGAACCAGACATTTTCACGATGCATCTTTGCTTTTCGATGATGATGATAGAGTTTACGTTTTTACTTCCAACAAAGTTTTTGAGCTGAGCCCGGATTTTAAAACCATTATCGGAAATCAGGACGGAACGGAAGTTTTCCAGAAAGATGAATCGGAAACCGGACTTTTGGAAGGTAACCAAATCATTAAAAAAGACGGAAAATATTATATGATGATGATTTCCTGGCCAAGAGGCGGAAAACGTCGTCAGGAAGTGTACAGAGCTGATAAAGTTACCGGACCTTATGAGAAAAAAGTTATTCTTGAAGACAATTTTCTTGGATTTTCCTACGCCGGACAAGGTGCTTTGATTGACGATAAAAATGGAAATTGGTATTCACTGATTTTCCAGG encodes:
- a CDS encoding glycoside hydrolase 43 family protein, producing the protein MKINQPFYIVSFLGCIGLNLLSAQVNPVKKQETTAFRNPIIWADAPDLSITRSGNDFYLISTTMHLMPGAPVMHSKDLVHWEMSSYVFDTLNDNSKYDLIDGSVYGRGQWASSIRYHKGKYYVLFSPNDEPFKSYFYVTDNPEKGNWKLITRTRHFHDASLLFDDDDRVYVFTSNKVFELSPDFKTIIGNQDGTEVFQKDESETGLLEGNQIIKKDGKYYMMMISWPRGGKRRQEVYRADKVTGPYEKKVILEDNFLGFSYAGQGALIDDKNGNWYSLIFQDRNGVGRVPILLPVKWENDWPILGNNGKVPLTGEVPFAPFKPKNHLVESDEFSDKKMKIQWQWNHNPVNTAWSLSDRKGFLRLKTNRVVDNLYLAPNTLTQRMEGPKSSGIVALDVKGMKDGDVAGFSAFNGDSGILSVVMENGKKFIVFSTNEVSLDNKTKAVTGVKKDEKKRIPLNSDKVYFKIDADFNLGKDLANFYYSTDQKNWTEMAKDYKMIFDYRRFFMGSKFAIFNYATKNLGGFVDVDFFRVNISSE